Proteins from a single region of Alphaproteobacteria bacterium:
- a CDS encoding iron ABC transporter permease yields the protein MGRSMTRTLDFSRPVLIAFIAILCVLIVLPLAWLVIFSLGDRQGGMTIDNFVTLFGDPSFAGPLMTTLIIATSVGAICCLVAAPLGWLVARTDMPLRRTVRVLVMASLVTPPFVGAIAWEMLAAPNSGLLNQLYRILTGAPPDQALLDIYSLSGLIFVIACYTFPYVFILVSNALDRMPGELEDASSMLGGGRWQTARRITVPLALPTLVAGALVAFLQALNLFGSPAILALPAGFHTLTTKIWSLFQFPPKPELAAAAALPLLVLTIVLLRTQSWILGRRGYSVVGGKYGAPRVVRLGALKWPALAFGLTVLMMPVVLPYLALLNTAFSRIASRLISFDTVTLHNVHFTFFELSSTMPALKNTFLLAVLSATLCALLALVIAYVVARQAARGHRALGFLATAPLAIPGIVLGVGLFLSYTRPPLQLYGTLWILLLAYITIELPAAYQQLRSAFHAVHPELEEASRILGATRLGALRDVTAPLLRSGVIATWCIIFVAVIRELSAAVILFTSETKVVSVLIFDLKESGDIGAIAVLSLAMILTTTGVIVVANRAGGSWREAARA from the coding sequence ATGGGTCGTTCGATGACCCGCACGCTCGACTTCTCGCGCCCCGTGCTGATCGCGTTCATCGCGATCCTCTGCGTGCTGATCGTGCTGCCGCTGGCGTGGCTGGTGATCTTCAGCCTCGGCGACCGCCAGGGCGGCATGACGATCGACAATTTCGTCACGCTGTTCGGCGATCCCAGCTTCGCCGGGCCGCTGATGACCACCCTGATCATCGCCACCTCGGTCGGCGCGATATGCTGCCTGGTCGCGGCACCGCTGGGCTGGCTGGTGGCGCGCACCGACATGCCGCTGCGGCGCACGGTGCGCGTGCTGGTCATGGCCTCGCTGGTGACGCCGCCCTTCGTCGGCGCCATCGCCTGGGAGATGCTGGCGGCGCCCAACAGCGGCCTGCTCAACCAGCTCTACCGCATCCTCACCGGCGCGCCGCCCGACCAGGCGCTGCTCGACATCTACTCGCTCAGCGGCCTGATCTTCGTCATCGCCTGCTACACCTTCCCCTACGTCTTCATCCTCGTGTCCAACGCGCTCGACCGCATGCCCGGCGAGCTCGAGGACGCATCCTCGATGCTGGGCGGCGGGCGCTGGCAGACCGCCCGGCGCATCACCGTGCCACTGGCGCTGCCGACCCTCGTCGCCGGCGCGCTGGTCGCCTTCCTACAGGCGCTGAACCTCTTCGGCTCGCCGGCGATCCTCGCCCTGCCGGCCGGCTTCCACACGCTCACCACCAAGATCTGGAGCCTGTTCCAGTTCCCGCCCAAGCCCGAGCTGGCCGCCGCCGCGGCCCTGCCGCTGCTCGTGCTGACCATCGTGCTCCTGCGCACGCAATCCTGGATCCTCGGGCGGCGCGGCTACAGCGTCGTCGGCGGCAAGTACGGCGCGCCGCGCGTCGTGCGGCTGGGCGCGCTCAAATGGCCGGCGCTGGCCTTCGGCCTGACCGTGCTGATGATGCCTGTCGTGCTGCCCTACCTGGCATTGCTCAACACCGCATTCTCGCGCATCGCCTCGCGGCTGATCTCGTTCGACACCGTCACCCTGCACAACGTCCACTTCACCTTCTTCGAGCTCAGCTCGACCATGCCGGCGCTGAAGAACACCTTCCTGCTGGCGGTGCTGTCGGCGACGCTCTGCGCGCTGCTCGCGCTGGTGATTGCCTATGTCGTGGCGCGGCAGGCGGCGCGCGGCCATCGCGCGCTGGGCTTCCTCGCCACCGCGCCGCTGGCGATCCCCGGCATCGTGCTGGGCGTCGGCCTGTTCCTGAGCTACACGCGCCCGCCGCTGCAGCTCTACGGCACGCTGTGGATCCTGCTGCTGGCCTATATCACCATCGAGCTGCCGGCGGCCTATCAGCAGCTGCGCTCGGCCTTCCATGCCGTGCATCCCGAGCTCGAGGAGGCCAGCCGCATCCTCGGCGCCACGCGGCTGGGCGCGCTGCGCGACGTCACCGCGCCATTGCTGCGCTCCGGCGTGATCGCCACCTGGTGCATCATCTTCGTCGCCGTGATACGCGAGCTGTCGGCGGCGGTGATCCTCTTCACGTCGGAGACCAAGGTGGTGTCGGTGCTGATCTTCGACCTCAAGGAAAGCGGCGACATCGGCGCCATCGCGGTGCTGAGCCTGGCCATGATCCTGACCACCACGGGCGTCATCGTCGTCGCCAACCGGGCGGGCGGCAGCTGGCGGGAGGCCGCGAGGGCATGA
- a CDS encoding FAD-dependent oxidoreductase — MSEIWDVVVIGAGPAGLRAAAVAARAGARVMCIDKLGPGGLMMNLGEIHDAPAEAADMTGPDFIAALLDQATEAGVEMGFGEVTALNPGATWSVIADETHAARAVIVASGLSHGTLGLAEEERYLGQGISHCAACDGPLYAGQPVVVVGGEGWAVQEARELAGMVGSVTVIAEAAPSLPNVTAMPGRIIALDGDDGLRGLVIERGGQTMRLETRALFPYVGRKPACGFVAAERDAAGALVVGADGATSAPGLFAAGDVRSGAPETIAQALADAEKAGAAAAAWAASHR, encoded by the coding sequence ATGAGCGAGATCTGGGACGTCGTCGTGATCGGTGCCGGCCCGGCGGGCCTGCGGGCCGCCGCCGTCGCGGCCAGGGCCGGGGCGCGGGTGATGTGCATCGACAAGCTCGGGCCGGGCGGCCTGATGATGAATCTCGGCGAGATCCACGATGCGCCGGCGGAGGCCGCGGACATGACCGGGCCGGACTTCATCGCCGCGCTGCTCGACCAGGCCACCGAGGCCGGCGTCGAGATGGGCTTCGGCGAGGTCACGGCATTGAACCCCGGTGCGACCTGGTCGGTGATCGCCGACGAGACGCATGCCGCGCGCGCGGTGATCGTCGCCTCGGGTCTCAGCCATGGCACGCTCGGTCTGGCCGAGGAGGAACGCTACCTCGGGCAGGGCATCTCGCACTGCGCCGCCTGCGACGGGCCGCTCTACGCCGGCCAGCCGGTGGTCGTGGTCGGCGGAGAGGGCTGGGCGGTGCAGGAAGCGCGCGAGCTCGCCGGCATGGTCGGCTCCGTCACGGTCATTGCCGAGGCGGCGCCGTCGCTGCCCAACGTCACCGCCATGCCCGGCCGCATCATCGCGCTCGATGGCGACGACGGCCTGCGGGGGCTGGTGATCGAGCGCGGCGGGCAGACCATGCGGCTGGAGACGCGCGCGCTCTTTCCCTATGTCGGCCGCAAGCCGGCCTGCGGCTTCGTCGCCGCCGAGCGCGATGCCGCGGGCGCGCTGGTCGTCGGCGCCGATGGCGCGACCTCGGCGCCGGGCCTGTTCGCGGCCGGCGACGTGCGCTCGGGCGCGCCCGAAACCATCGCGCAGGCGCTGGCCGATGCGGAGAAGGCCGGCGCTGCCGCTGCCGCCTGGGCCGCTTCTCATCGCTGA